CCCGGCAAGGAGGCGCGCGCGGCCCTATGGATGGAAGCCTTGCGGCATAGGCGGCAGGAATGCGTGGAAGCGCTGGCGCGGGAGGCGATGCGTTTCGAGGCGATTTTTCAGCGTTGGGAAGGTTTGTTTTTATGCTGGCTGTCGGCTCAGGGCGAGCAGGGCAAGCGTCCCGACAGCTCGCCTTGCGATATCGATGCCGTTCACCTCGCTTTTGGGGCGGAGCGCATAGATCGATGCGCGTTGCCGCGGGAGTGGTCTCACCAGGTGGGTTTTCTGCCGGCGGAGGTGGCAGCGGTCATGCTCAAAAATGGTGCATCTTATGGCGAGTAAGCCTGTTCTGATCCGCTTGGCCAAAGGATGCGATGCCGGCGCCCTGACCGCGCTGTATCGGGAGTTGACCGGGGATGACGCCGTCTGGGTCGAACCGGCAAGGCTGGACGCATTGGCGCGGGGGAGTTCGACCAAGGTGCTGGTGGCGGAGGCGGATGGCGAAGTGGCGGGCACGGCCTGGCTCGGTTTTTGCGAGGATGTGATGTTCCGGGCGCAACCGTTCGCGGTGCTGGAGAATGTGGTGGTGAAGGCATCCCGGCGCGGCCAGGGCATAGGCGAGGCCTTGCTGGGCGAAGCGGAGCGGCTGTGCGTGCAGGCAGACTGCAGCAAGATGATGTTGTTGAGTTCGGCGAGGCGCGAGGCGGCGCACCGTTTTTTCCAGCGTTCGGGCTTTCAGGGCGACGCCAAGCGCGGCTTCGTCAAATATCGCAGCAAGATGGGCATTTCCAATTAAGCGTTGCGAACAAAACCTCGAAGAGCGCCAGAGCCAGGGCGCGCCGATGCAGACGGCGCAGCGCGAGGAGGGGCGAGGGCGCGATGCCAAGAACAAGCAAGGCGGCAAGTGTGGCAAGCAATATCGAAATCAAGGCAAGAGCGAGAGATCTCAAGGAGCTGGCTAAGCGAATAGAGGCTTTAGGCGGCGAGAGAATAGGCAGTTTCTGGCAGGACGACAGTTATTTCGCCAGCGCGGCCGGCCGTTTCAAACTGCGCGCGCAGGGCGGAGCGGGAGGCAAGCTGATTCATTACCGTAAGGACCCAGCGACAGGGCCGGCGCAATCCGACTTCTTAACCGCGGCTTGCGGCTTGGCGGGCCGGGTGCGCAAGTCTCGGCTGGCGTATCGTCTGGACGGCGGCCGGGCGCACTTGGATAGAGTGGAGGGTTTGGGCGACTTCATCAAGCTGGAGATCGAATGCTCGGACGAGTCGGAAAAGGTGGCCGCCCAGCAGCAAGTCCGCAGCTGGATGCGGCAGTTGGACATCGGCGACGCCGACCTGCTGGACGAGGGGTACTTGGAATTGCTCGCCGGGCGCGCGCCGCCGCTTGTGTCCATTGAGCTGGAGCAGCCGGACCAGCCTGAGGCGCTGGCGCTGATCGAGGCGCTGGATGCTTATCAGAAGCCTCTTTATCCGGCTGAAAGCCATCATGGCGTCGATGTCTCGGTGTTGATGCGTCCAGAAGCCGCATTCGCCGTGGCCAGAGATGCCGCCGGCGTGGCCGTAGCTTGCGGCGCGGTCTGGTGCGAGCCGGAATACGGCGAACTCAAGCGCATGTATGTCAGCCCCTCCGTTCGAGGCATGGGGGTGGCGAAACGCCTGCTGGATTTCCTGGAGAACCAGGCGCGGGCCCGCGGCTGCGGCAGCATGGCGCTGGAGACCGGCATCCATCAGCACGAGGCCATCGGACTGTATCAGCGCGCGGGCTATGACTTCTGCCTGCCGTTCGGCGACTACCTGGACGATCCTTACAGCGTGTTCATGCGCAAGCCGATTTGACGCGGCGCTGTTGTTGGAAAAGCGGACAGGGCAAGCATTGTGCTTGCCCTGTCCGCTTTTTCGGGTCCGGCCGGCTTGCCGATTATTGGGCTTTGCCCAGGTGGGAGGCCAGTTGCTGGGCGCTTTGCTTGCACCAGTCGTCCATCAGCGGTTTGAGCATGTCCAGCGAAACCTGCTGCTCCTTGGTCTTGCTCTTGCCGCCTTGGCGCAGGTTGACGGTGCCGGCCAGCAGGCTGCCGTCTTGGGAGTCTTCCAGCTGCGCCATGCTGCCTATCTTCAGCAGATAGGGTTCCTTGCCTGCCGCCAGACGGGCCAGGTTGAACACGGCCTTGATCGGCAGCAGGTCCACTGCGTCCACGCCCGGGCGGTCCTGCTCCACGCTGGTCATCGCCACGCGCAGCCGGACCACGCCCGGAGCCGGCGCATCGGCGATGGGCACGCCGGCTGCGGCCAGCTCGCTGCGCAGCTTTTGCTGGTAATAGGCGGCGATGGCGTTTTCGTCCCCGGCTTTCAGCAGCTCCCACTGGCCATTTTTGGCCTGGCGCAAGAACAGCAGCGATTCAGGCAATACCGCGTGGTAGCTTTTCAGATCGACGCCGGGTTTCAGATAGACGCGCTGATTGGCTTGCTTGCCTTGCTGGAACGCGTCCAGCGGGAGCGTGAACAGATTCTCCGGGGCGGCTTGCTCGGCGGCGAAGGCCGGCAAGCTAAAGGCGAATGCGGCGCATAAAGACAGCATGGACAATTTCATCATGAGGCTTCCTTGGTTCTGAATGCATATTTGCTTGGAGCGGCACAACGATGACCAGCCGTTTGGCGATTGGTTCAGGTGGGGAAAGGGAAGTTGGCCCGCGAACCATCCGCGGACCGTGGGCTAGCGGTGCAGATAAGTGAACAGCGCGAGTAGCAGAATGCAGCAGACGATCATCAAATTCAACAGGATTTCTTCTTGCATGGGCTCGTAATGCGATCTGTCCTGAATGCTTAATCGCGAGCGGCTTTGTTGCACAAATCACCCTCCCAGCAGGCGGGGTAGAATGACGGCATGAGCAAGCCCGCCCCGCCCAAGTACAAGACCACCAACTGGAAGACCTACAATGCTGCGCTCAAGGCGCGTGGGTCGCTGATGATCTGGTTGGACCGTGACATGCGCTGGCATGGCTCTGCAGTCGGCAAACGTGGACGGACACCGACTTTCAGCGATGCCGCCATTCAGTTCTGCCTGACGATCAAATGCCTGTTCAATCTTGCGCTCCGACAGGCCGTGGGTATGGTGCAAAGCCTGCTCAAACTGGCGGGGCTGGACTGGCTGACGCCGGACTACAGCACCGTGTGCCGGCGGCAAAAGCATTTGCAGGTGGCCATTCCTTGCCGTCCAACCACGACCGGGCTGCACCTGTTGATCGACAGCACCGGCATCAAGATGCTGGGTGAAGGCGAATGGAAAACGAAGAAACACGGCGCGGAGTACCGCCGTCAGTGGCGCAAGGTGCATTTGGGCATTGATGCGCAGACGCTGGAAATCCGGGCGATTGAAGTGACCGACAACGCGGTGGGCGATGCGCCAATGTTGCCGGAGTTGCTGGACCAGATTTCCGCGGGGGAAAGGATTGCTGCAGTAAGTGGCGATGGTGCCTACGACACCAAAGGCTGCCATGAAGCGATTGCCAAGCGAAAAGCCGAGGCGGTGATTCCTACCCGAAAGAATGCCAAGCCGTGGAAGGAAAATCGGTTGGGCGCCCATGTCCGAAACGAGATACTGCGTGCTACCCGGCTCCTGGGTCGAGCGATCTGGAGGAAATGGAGCGGTTACCATCGCCGCAGCCTGGTGGAAACCAAGATGCGCTGTTTCAAGCTGCTGGGCGAGCGGGTAATGGCAAGGGACTTCGACCGTCAAGTCGCAGAGCTCCAAGTGCGAGCGGCGATCTTGAACCGCTTCAC
The Chromobacterium sp. IIBBL 290-4 DNA segment above includes these coding regions:
- a CDS encoding DUF6176 family protein, giving the protein MAHASEMACFAVKPGKEARAALWMEALRHRRQECVEALAREAMRFEAIFQRWEGLFLCWLSAQGEQGKRPDSSPCDIDAVHLAFGAERIDRCALPREWSHQVGFLPAEVAAVMLKNGASYGE
- a CDS encoding GNAT family N-acetyltransferase, which encodes MASKPVLIRLAKGCDAGALTALYRELTGDDAVWVEPARLDALARGSSTKVLVAEADGEVAGTAWLGFCEDVMFRAQPFAVLENVVVKASRRGQGIGEALLGEAERLCVQADCSKMMLLSSARREAAHRFFQRSGFQGDAKRGFVKYRSKMGISN
- a CDS encoding GNAT family N-acetyltransferase, which translates into the protein MASNIEIKARARDLKELAKRIEALGGERIGSFWQDDSYFASAAGRFKLRAQGGAGGKLIHYRKDPATGPAQSDFLTAACGLAGRVRKSRLAYRLDGGRAHLDRVEGLGDFIKLEIECSDESEKVAAQQQVRSWMRQLDIGDADLLDEGYLELLAGRAPPLVSIELEQPDQPEALALIEALDAYQKPLYPAESHHGVDVSVLMRPEAAFAVARDAAGVAVACGAVWCEPEYGELKRMYVSPSVRGMGVAKRLLDFLENQARARGCGSMALETGIHQHEAIGLYQRAGYDFCLPFGDYLDDPYSVFMRKPI
- a CDS encoding DUF3313 domain-containing protein — encoded protein: MMKLSMLSLCAAFAFSLPAFAAEQAAPENLFTLPLDAFQQGKQANQRVYLKPGVDLKSYHAVLPESLLFLRQAKNGQWELLKAGDENAIAAYYQQKLRSELAAAGVPIADAPAPGVVRLRVAMTSVEQDRPGVDAVDLLPIKAVFNLARLAAGKEPYLLKIGSMAQLEDSQDGSLLAGTVNLRQGGKSKTKEQQVSLDMLKPLMDDWCKQSAQQLASHLGKAQ
- a CDS encoding IS5 family transposase, with amino-acid sequence MSKPAPPKYKTTNWKTYNAALKARGSLMIWLDRDMRWHGSAVGKRGRTPTFSDAAIQFCLTIKCLFNLALRQAVGMVQSLLKLAGLDWLTPDYSTVCRRQKHLQVAIPCRPTTTGLHLLIDSTGIKMLGEGEWKTKKHGAEYRRQWRKVHLGIDAQTLEIRAIEVTDNAVGDAPMLPELLDQISAGERIAAVSGDGAYDTKGCHEAIAKRKAEAVIPTRKNAKPWKENRLGAHVRNEILRATRLLGRAIWRKWSGYHRRSLVETKMRCFKLLGERVMARDFDRQVAELQVRAAILNRFTRLGTPMTVRMP